The window CACCGCGAACTCAGTCATACATGCTCGcccaccagttgtacaagtctgttcattcCCTATTGACATTAACTTAAAGTCCGACAATACgctccaaactcgaagtcatgttgcatcccaaaACGACAATCAAGTTTTCACACCTCTCTTCATTTCAAGAAAACTCCTCTcagccatattcaatcttcctcagtACAGTAGCGTCCATCTTAAATAAAAATCTGTGGACCTAGTCACTTTTCACCACAATTCCCAAATCGTTCTAAACgtttctcaaggcatgtggctatcctaccatagaattcatatgctaatctgctaCTCTCGCTTCGGTTAAACCATATCCTTTAAGCGACTTCTTgacctctgcttttcatacttgacctgctagtaattcaagCACCATGAGATACCTCacgccatgtccttcctcatactttgctgcccaaatgttgcctcaagtcaaatccatacctgtagcacctgaactaataaattacTTCCAACTCCAAGCCTCCTCGAAGattatctttctcgagccatcagcaTGCGAAATACTGATTCGATTATGAAACCACTACAGATCGCTATCTCTGACAATCGCTTCTCAGACATTATTTCAACGCACCCCGCCCTGAAGGCAAAtcaagaaaaccataacaccgacgaaccTTAATGCGTTCCAACGAGgtcgacgacaccacatcacaaatgaggaTTCCACCATGCCCAAAATATcaagtctcattactccatcaaccaaggcTTGAGCATCCATAGACCGATTGTCTTTCCCCCCGCTGGAATTAAATGCCGACCCCTAAtccatgcactgagaaatcccCCTTTCgggtcattcactgcctcgacacatagacaagtaccctaccattacaccaacactgcGTGATAATAATGCATGAATGCCATAACAatttgtgcatagcctcaaaaccataggcaaTACTGATACAGGGCATGGAACGACATAACCCCCCTTCCACAAGACAACGATAATAACTCGCTTGAGTACGCAGTGAAAAACATCCTACACCACATCTGCAGTACTATTACAACTCCTCAATGCCAAATTGATACCAAGCGCTCCACATCGCATAAGGTTGAGTAGGAAGTAaaaaaggcataagcctcaaaggaatcaaaccgcacgatgatgaatcaagaagggaagtgctcctaacagccctgtagcctctcgaagataagtaccgatgtttccgtaccgatcggcaagactctactagacttgctcatgactcatgtgACCTAAGTGAATATAACGCTCTGATACAAAGCTGTTGATATGCCGTAGAATTACGACACTTTTAATACTAATTACATAGAATTTAGCTCGTTGTTTTAGAATTTTAAGTCATTTTTATGTAGTTTTGGTGGTTTGCAGGTGATGAGACTTGAAGAACCAAAATCATAAGAGAAGTTGTCAAATAGCTATGAATGGATGCAAATATAACTGATACGCGATCACATAAATGATATGCGATTGCATAACTGATACGCGGGTCGCAAAGGTATCTCATAATGAATTAGTCTATTCCAGATGTTGATCGCCATGTATGCGATcaattatgcggttgcataacagttatgcgaacCGCATACTGATCGCACAATAATAAGAGGAATTAGCTGAAGGGTGATATGCGATGGACTATGTGGTCACAGAAGTGATATGATGGCCGCATATTTGAATTGCGAAGGAAAAGACTGGACGATTGTCAACCAATTCTGCGATGGAAATTTAGTTTTGCGGACCGCGAATGCCTTCTGTGGCCTGTTCTGCGGTCGTAGAATATCTCTATAGGGTATTTTTGTCAGGTTTTGACCACAACTTTTAGATCATTATAAatagaatgattagggtttttGTGTTAGGACTGGTCGGATAGAAGGAAGCTACACTTAGAGAATTGAATGCACCATTATTTTGGAAGCTTGGAAGATAAAATCCAAGACTTTGTCTATAATTGTAAGCTTCGTGACTTTATTTATTACATTGTTTTTATATTCTAGTAATGAGTAGCTAAGTTAAAATACTAAGGTTGTGAACCCTATGTGGGTGTAATGTTAATGTGTGTTCATCAGTGAATGTTTTTATAATGGTTAGTCAATTTCTATTCATTTCTCATGCTTCATTATAGTTGATAGTTGCAAACATTGACTAGTGCCAATTCATTCTATCTTTACTTGGGAAAGTAGGTTAgagtttggtagaattgaatagcAAGAACTCATGGCtctaaaccttgtttaatagaatctcTTAGGGATAAGTGGGTTCTACTTGGCGTAAATTGGTTGTTCCTAATTATCACTTCTTTTATATctggaaaaatcataaagaggaactACTGTCTAATTATTGGAAAGTATTAGTTAGTTCCGTAGGGATCATTTTGCATATCAACGGGCTTTCCattaacaaaatataaaatatgaacaccATTAGCATTACATTCCATTGATGTAGATACAACCTTAATTTCTTAATCAATTTAATCAAATCATATCAACGAAATAGCTTTTATTGATAATTCACAATTACAACACTCACTTTTTAAGCTAACGGAGTAGGATTACGATttaagtcaagtttcacactactcaagtaaccttttcacacctattctcTGTGGTattcgaccccaacctagttgggttaCTATATTTGACATCGATCGCGTTACAACATTTATttaggtgtaatttgagcgtatcaaattttggcgtcgttgccggagaattcggttttgaaattactaactagtgtgtgctttactttacgtcttcttctattccatcatactttgcttgtttTGCTTTGTGTCATTAGGTAAAAATGGGCGAGCCGGTAGAAGAGAATGTGTTTGCAGATATAGATTagtatattgaggatacaaatgcCATTGTACCTCCAAGAGTTGATGTTGCGACCTTCAAAGTGGAATACACTTTAATCCTAATGCTAAAAGTGGAAGGGTTCTTCCGAAATTCCACCGATGATGATCCGACACAATATCTCAGAAATATTTTGGGTGTGTGTGAGATGCATAAGTAGAATCATGTCTCGGATGATGCCCTAAGGTTGAGGGTGTTCAAATACTCTCTAACTGGAGAGGCAAGACAGTGGATCCAAAATCTACCTCCTAATTCCATCCACACTTGGCCCGAACTTGTCCAAGCTTTCCTAGAAAAATAGTTTCCACAAAGCAAGAAGGCTGAGCTCCGGGATAAAATCTTCTTCTTCAAGCAATTACCAGGAGAGCATCTACATGAGGCATGGGATAGATTCAAGCTATAGTTGGTAAGGTCTCTGAATCATGACTTTCCAGATAATATTCTATTGGAGAAGTTTTATATGGGCTTGGATCCTATGAATCAATCCATAGCCAAAAATGCAGCGGATGGTTCCTTTATGGACAAAACATTTGCAAGGGTCACAAAAATCCTAGTTAAGATGGCTGAACATAACCAAGCTTGGCACTCAGAAGATACCACGGGTGGAATTACATATGGAACTCCCTCCTTGACCAACATGATTAAAGAGAACCAAGAAAGGGATCAAATAATTGCCGGACTTGCCACCAACGTCAACGTGTTGACGAAAATGTTCACTGAAAGCCAAAAAAAATGTGGAAGATGTGCAACCCATGTTGAATGAGGAGTATGAAGAAGAAAATTATGTCAACAATCCTTAAGGAGGATATCAAAGATAATCTTACCAGGACAACAACATTAATGGAGGTCTAACCCGCAAGGGCAAGGCAACCAACAATGGTGAAATGACCAAGGTAATTCcaatcaagaaaattggagtAACAACAATAACTTTTCAAATCGAAGTTTAAACCCCTATCTTCCACCAAAGGGGCAATATTCTAATTCTCAGCATTGGAAAGAAAGCTCTTCAAGTGATTCCAAGTTAGAAAGCATGCATGAAAGAGTGTTGCAAAATCAGGAGAGAACCAACACTTCAATGAAGAATATGACCGAACTTGTGGGTTCTCACACCGCATCCATAAAAAATTTAGAAATGCAAATGAGAGACCTCTCAAGAGAGCAAAATCCGCAGCAGAAAGGCACACTCCCAAGTGACACAATTGCAAACCCAAAAGGTAGTGGGAATGGTCCGACTTCCCATTGTATGACAATCACAACTCAAAGTGGGAAACATTTCTAAGGATAGAATGAATAAGTAGTCGAAGTGGAAGATTCTAAACAAGAATTTGAGGCATAAATTGAGGTGccaattgttgttgaagttgaaagACTCCCGAAAAAGGTGAAAATTCAAGAAGTGAACAATGAAGAGGTTAAGGAAAAGGTAATAGAGGCACCAAAAACTCTAGCATAAATTCCTAGGCCTCCTCCACCTTTCCCTCAAAGACTTTCTAGGAAGTTCGATGATAGCAAACTCGAGAAGTTCTATGACATTCTAAAGAAATTATCGGCGAACATttccatttgtggaagcatttcaagagatgccAAGTTTTGCTAAGTACTTGAAGGACTTGATCACTAAAAAAAGAACCACCAagaatgaagtggtgaatgtaacttaccgggttagtttcaTCATTGCAAGAACCATCGTCAAAAGGAAAGAGGACCCAGGAGCCTTCaccattccatgcactattggatTGCGCGATTTTGCACGAGCCCTTTTTGATAACGGGGCTAGCATCAACTTAATGCCTCTTGTTATTTACAAGCAAGCAGGATTAGGTATGCCTGAGCCTATaagtatgaggttgcaaatggctgACTGTTCAATAAAGCGACCGGTGGGAAttgttgatgatgttcttgtgaaAGTGTGGAAGTTTCTCCTCCCTGCCGACTTTGTTATCCTCAATTTTGCTGTTGATAAAGAAATCCCTATCATCTTGGGGAGACCATCCCATGCTACCGGGAGAGCACTCATGGATTGGGATCGAAATGAGATCAAGTTCCGAGTTAATGACGAAGAGGTTACCTTTCAAGCGAGTAAAGGTATGAAATTTCCACATGCATACGAAAGTATCTCAGTCATTGGTATTGTTGATGAGGTAGAGGATGCAGTCGAGGTGAAGATGGAAGAGGAATGCCTTGGTGAGGTATTGACggctattttggtaaattttgatgGTAAAGACATGGAAGGATATATGGAATCAATGAATGCATTGGAAGGGCTTGGGTCCTACACTTATGCACCAAAGAGGCTTTCTCTTGACTTAGAGAATAGAGTCACCCCTCCTGCTAAGCCTTCAATTATCGAGCCACCACAACTTGAGATCAAGCCACTTCCACCACActtaaggtataaatttcttggcccTAATAAAGCTCTACCTGtaattgtttcttctttgttgaatgatgtgTAGGTTGAACACTTATTGAATACCTTGAGGGAGCACATACATTCCATTGGGTGGACTATAGCGGATATCCGAGGCATTCTCGCCGGAATTTGTGAGCACAAGATACAATTGGAGCAAGAGAGCAAACCTAGCGTGGAGCTTCAAAGAAGGTTAAACCCTTTCATgtaagaggtggtgaagaaagaaatcataaaatggctggatgtcggggttgtctaccccattgccAATAGTCCTTGGGTgagtccggtgcaatgtgtgccgaagcaAGGAGGTATGACCATGAttcaaaacaataaaaatgaaCTCATCCCAACGAggacggtgaccgggtggagagtttgcatggattaccggaagctcaATAATGCTACTTGCAAATACCATTTTCcgatgccttttattgatcaaatgcttgatcggctagcAGGAAGGTCATTTTATTGCTTCCTGGATGGTTATTCCAGCTACAACCAAATCAACATCGCCTTagaggatcaagagaagacaacattCACATGCCCGTATAAGACCTTTGCCTTTAGCCGGATGCCATTTGGGATATGTAATGCCCAGGCCACCTTTCAATGATGCATGATGTCAATCTTCtcagacatggtggaggatttcttAAAGGTGTTTATGGATGAGTTTTCTGTAgttggtgattcctttgagcATTGCCTTAACAACCTTAGAcaagtgctcaaaagatgtgAGGAAACAAACCTTGTGCTAAATTGGAAAAAAATGTCACTTTATGGCGGACGAGGGTATTGTTCTGGGCCATAAAATTTCCAAGCAAGGCATATAGGTTGATCGGGCAAAGATCGAGATCATTGCCAATCTTCCTCCTCCCACTTTAGTAAAAGGCATTCAGAGCTTTTTAGGTCATGTCGGTTTTTATAGGCgatttatcaaagacttctcAAGAATTGCAAGTCCCATGTGCAAGCTCCTTGAAAAGGATGTAAAGTTTGATTTCGATGAGAAGTGCCCCAAAGCTTTTGAGGAATTAAAATCAAGGCTCATCACgacacctattattgtcacacccgTTTGGTCTCTTCCATTTGAACTTATGCGTGACGCCAATGGTGTAGATATTGGAGCGGTACTAGGTCAACGGCATAACAAGATTCTTCATCCTGTCTACTATGAAAGAAAGACACTGAGTGTCGCACAAATGAATTACACTGTGACGGAGCAAGAACTGCTTGCTATTGTCTATGCGTTTGAAAACTTTCGGGCCTATTTGTTGGGCTCCAAAGTGATAGTCTACACCGATCATGCTGCTCTCCGCTACCTTATGATGAAGAAGGATGCTAAACCAATATTGATTAGGTGGGTTCTTTTGCTGCAAGAGTTTAACTTTGAAGTCAAATATCGGaaaggaacagagaatcaagtTGCGGATCACTTGTCTAGGCTTGAAGAGGTAGGGAGACCAAAAGAAGATCTTGAAATTAATGATGCCTTCCCTGATGAACACATATTGGCATTGTCTAGCACCTTCACTCCTTGGTACACCGACATTGTTAACTTCTTGGTTAGTAACCTTATCCCCAACGGATTAGAAgcttattaaaaaaaaagtttttgcGGGAGTGTAGGCAATAATTTTGGAAGGAACCCTTTTTATTCCGAAATTGCGCCGACAACATCATTCGGTGTTGTGTTCCAGAGGATGAGGTAATTTAAATTCTCAAAGCATGTCATGACTCCCCAGTTGGGGGCCACCACAGTAGAAATTGTACCGCAGCTAAAGTGCTTGAATGCGGCTATTATTGCCCATCTATCTACCAGGATGCAAACCAAATAAAGCAACCATTTCCAAATCTAGACCAACAACCATTGCCAACTTAGTTCAGAAGTTGATTTAGCAAAGCCATTAGGGAATGAAGTTCAAATGGAGAATAAAAATGCAGCTGGGCATCTAGAAAGGTTTTTTGCAAAATTTAGATTACGAATCTATACCATCCTTGTGTTACCACCACAACTTACAAGGTCATAGATAGTGATGCCACTTGCAAAATATGTATCCCGATTTGGTAGGAGAatgataatgtaacgacccgaccggtcgttttgtgttAGTGCGCCCCGCTTCCCCTTTTGATGCCTCACATATGTGTAATTTTGGTTTTATGACTTATGGGGTTGATTGGTTTCGTTCCGGAAAGGTTTCGAGTTGATTTAGGCCCTTTGACTCTTGGATTAGAAGCCTAAGTTGAttatgttgaccaaactttgatttttgtaaaaatgacctcggaatggtattttgatgggtctgataggttcgtattatgattttggacttgggcgtatacccgaaatcgaatttcgaggtccataggttgatttgtgttgttaagccaaaaattggcaatttaaggattagaagtttgaccgtaggttgacttttgacTATCGGGTTCGGAATTTAGTTTTGAGACTTGGAATAGGTACGTAAtactatttagaacttgtctgcaaaagtTGGTGTCAATCAGATTTGGTTTGATAAGATTCGgatgcttggttgcaattctagaagttcttgaacttttctttgaaattcatgcgttttagtctctgattcgtagttctagaagttatttttgtgttttgattgtgcgagcgagtttgtataatGTTATTAGACTTGTAtggatatttggtttggaactccgaggcctcggatgagtttcagacttGTCGCAGaatgaatttgaattaaaataaaattgttagtGTGATGATGCTCTAATGTTGCAATTGCAagtgttgatactcaattttgccctaatattttttaaaatagtatatatactttcaaaatatcattttacatCATACTTAATTTACAAAAGTTATACCAATGTtttctataattattttttttataaattttaaagctttaaaattgattttgcTTGCATTTTAATCAcctgaatatgtattaattacccttttaaattattttgtgatgacttaatcgtccaaatttattatttgaaTCCACATATATGTCCCATGATATTTTACCTtactttatatatttatatttgtaaTCAAAAGCTATTTTGCACAATtctgcaataatagcctatattctatacataattgtatttattatattattcatACTAAAATAGCATTTCGCATATCTTTATAATGTTAAGTTGTTACTTCCAAATATTTCACTGCacgaataatatttttatttatgtattagtctttttttataatttattttgtatgaattttgtgTATTTAAATTTCAGCCCAATACAAggctaattttcggaccaaaacAAGCCTAGGGCACCTAGCCCATTCATTTCACCCTTCAgaagcccaaaccaaataactcATACATCTAAACCGGTCTGGACCCATTTTTAGACCCGCGCCACCTTCTtttaatcttggtcgttgatctcaaatgatcatcGACCCAAAATAATACCCTCACTCTTCTTAATCCTTCTCCCCAAATCCTAGAGACCATTTCCCCCAACCCAGCCGCCTATGCATTCTCTCATCTCTCCACTCTCACGCTAAACCCTAGCCGACCATGGATATCCTTTCTTATTCTTTCCTTATACGCGTTCATACGCGAGTTATACTTACCTTTCCTGCTACTACCACTCATTTATGGTAACTTTCGCTACCATTGCACTTATGGCAAGTTCGATTCTCACAAATCCGGCTTTGATTCTATGGTTCTGGGTGCTATTGTGGCTCTATACACTGGAGAAGAGAAAAATCTCTCTTGTATATGGTATATCTCCATTGATTCCACCGTGATTAAGGCTTTTGAATGATTTCCCCTGAGTTCGATTCCAACTAGGGTTTGGATTCTGATTCTTCTTTTAGTGgttctattattgattgcatgcgatattttatttctttatttgtgcttgatttattattttttatatttgtttgttCAATTTCTACCACTATATAACCCCTCCCCAATTACCCCCTTGGACAGACCtcattattgttattattctCACTGTTCTACCCCTTCACTCATTCACTTACTCTGTTACACTcaaatattttctgaaattattgaATTCTTGGTCAgctgaaagtcaaggccacaatACCATTAAACTACCTCTTccagtgcaagcactgctcggagcccttctcgaggctcttgtgaatTCTGAAGTACTGGGATTTGGGGTTCCACGTTCTTCCTTCAATTTTTGCTACTGAATCACTAATGATATTCTAAGTTCCTCACTCTTTTGCACATTTAACTTTGCAACTGGTTAGTGTTCTCTACCTTTACAATTCAACTTACCTCCCTCTTGTATGATTGTAACGCCCTGGCTGgtagttttgagagttatagtctcgatcccctattaactgtttctCCTATATCTATTTCTgatattgtgacttgccgggaggtttcttTTTAGTATTTGGattgttttgggacacttagtccctaaatggaggtttaagccttaggatttagatcgtagtcggaactatatgaagacgactctggaatggagttccgtcagttccgttagctc is drawn from Nicotiana tabacum cultivar K326 chromosome 9, ASM71507v2, whole genome shotgun sequence and contains these coding sequences:
- the LOC107790776 gene encoding uncharacterized protein LOC107790776 encodes the protein MPSFAKYLKDLITKKRTTKNEVVNVTYRVSFIIARTIVKRKEDPGAFTIPCTIGLRDFARALFDNGASINLMPLVIYKQAGLGMPEPISMRLQMADCSIKRPVGIVDDVLVKVWKFLLPADFVILNFAVDKEIPIILGRPSHATGRALMDWDRNEIKFRVNDEEVTFQASKGMKFPHAYESISVIGIVDEVEDAVEVKMEEECLGEVLTAILVNFDGKDMEGYMESMNALEGLGSYTYAPKRLSLDLENRVTPPAKPSIIEPPQLEIKPLPPHLRYKFLGPNKALPVIVSSLLNDV